From the Cryptosporangium minutisporangium genome, one window contains:
- the nirB gene encoding nitrite reductase large subunit NirB: MTAPAPVRTKRLVVVGNGMAGARAVEEILARGGGDHLSITMFGDEPHGNYNRILLSHVLAGEEPDDILLNPVDWYVENAITLHAGARIVRIDRWAKRVYADNGEIVPYDTLVLATGSRTFFPPMDGLWADNHRLTPGVFGFRTLADTHSMVEYAQRHERAVVIGGGLLGLEAAAGLQQHGLSVHVVQGGPSLMNQQLDEEAGRILRKTIERRGITVHTGARTVAIRRNSAGATSGVEFADGTGIDADMVVVTAGIRPNTGLAQVSGLTVERAIVVDDQLRSIDDDDIYAVGECVQHRGEVYGLVAPLWEQAAVLADVLTGRNPRAAYHGSRTATKLKVAGVDLASMGLRRPERDDDEYVQFSEPKRGVYKTVVVRDGRLVGATLLGDVGKVAFLTQAFDRGLPLPEDRVSLLFDLGTPSSEVGVAELAEDAQVCNCNGVSKGALVACVREGTKTVTGVMAATRAGKGCGSCKGLVAEIVEWAADGDVEEDPAANWYVPCIPMEKPELMAAIRTQGLKSVSAVFAALAMDGQEDANSKMPLTSLLRMMWADEFVDERHGRFINDRVHANIQRDGTFSVVPQMKGGVTNPHQLRRIADVAEKYSIPLVKLTGGQRIDLLGIRKEDLPKVWADLDMPSGYAYGKSFRTVKTCVGSDFCRYGVGDSTALGIAIEDRFKGLESPAKMKLAVTGCPRNCAEAYCKDFGVVAVEGGRWEIYIGGAAGAQIRKGDLLATVDSADRVVELVGRCIQYYRETAKWLERTYTWVPRLEISRIRAVVVDDAEGLAAGLDERLAESVAAYRDPWQEGRDPATPGQFRPSLPLIPLPQVPVRPGAGS, from the coding sequence AGCCGCACGGCAACTACAACCGCATCCTGCTCTCCCACGTGCTGGCCGGTGAGGAGCCGGACGACATCCTGCTCAACCCCGTCGATTGGTACGTCGAGAACGCGATCACGCTGCACGCGGGGGCCCGGATCGTCCGGATCGACCGGTGGGCGAAGCGCGTCTACGCCGACAACGGCGAGATCGTCCCGTACGACACGCTCGTCCTGGCCACCGGCAGCCGGACGTTCTTCCCACCGATGGACGGACTCTGGGCCGACAACCACCGGCTGACGCCGGGTGTCTTCGGCTTCCGCACGCTCGCCGACACCCACTCGATGGTCGAGTACGCGCAGCGGCACGAGCGCGCGGTCGTGATCGGCGGCGGCCTGCTCGGCCTGGAGGCCGCAGCCGGGCTCCAGCAGCACGGATTGTCGGTGCACGTGGTGCAGGGTGGCCCGTCGTTGATGAACCAGCAGCTGGACGAGGAAGCCGGCCGCATCCTCCGGAAGACGATCGAGCGGCGCGGGATCACCGTCCACACCGGGGCGCGCACGGTGGCGATCCGCCGGAACTCCGCGGGCGCCACCAGCGGTGTCGAGTTCGCGGACGGTACCGGTATCGATGCGGACATGGTCGTGGTCACCGCCGGGATCCGGCCGAACACCGGGCTTGCGCAGGTCTCCGGCCTCACCGTCGAGCGGGCGATCGTCGTCGACGACCAGCTGCGCTCGATCGACGACGACGACATCTACGCGGTCGGTGAGTGCGTCCAGCACCGCGGTGAGGTGTACGGGCTGGTGGCACCGCTCTGGGAGCAGGCGGCGGTGCTGGCCGACGTGCTGACCGGTCGGAACCCGCGGGCGGCGTACCACGGCTCGCGGACCGCGACGAAGCTGAAAGTGGCCGGGGTGGACCTGGCCTCGATGGGGCTGCGGCGCCCGGAGCGGGACGACGACGAGTACGTCCAGTTCTCCGAGCCGAAGCGCGGCGTCTACAAGACCGTGGTGGTGCGGGACGGACGGCTGGTCGGCGCGACGCTGCTGGGCGACGTCGGCAAGGTGGCGTTCCTGACGCAGGCGTTCGACCGCGGGCTGCCGCTGCCCGAGGACCGGGTTTCCCTCCTCTTCGATCTCGGCACACCGTCCTCCGAAGTCGGGGTGGCCGAGCTCGCCGAGGACGCTCAGGTCTGCAACTGCAACGGGGTGAGCAAGGGCGCGCTGGTCGCGTGCGTGCGCGAGGGCACGAAGACGGTGACCGGGGTCATGGCGGCGACCCGGGCCGGGAAGGGCTGCGGGTCCTGCAAGGGGCTGGTCGCGGAGATCGTCGAGTGGGCAGCGGACGGGGACGTCGAGGAGGACCCGGCCGCCAACTGGTACGTGCCCTGCATCCCGATGGAGAAGCCGGAGCTGATGGCGGCGATCCGCACGCAAGGGCTGAAGTCGGTGTCCGCGGTCTTCGCGGCGCTGGCGATGGACGGTCAGGAGGACGCGAACAGCAAGATGCCGCTGACGTCGCTGCTGCGGATGATGTGGGCGGACGAGTTCGTTGACGAGCGGCACGGCCGGTTCATCAACGACCGGGTGCACGCCAACATCCAGCGCGACGGCACGTTCTCCGTCGTCCCCCAGATGAAGGGCGGGGTGACCAACCCGCACCAGCTGCGCCGCATCGCGGACGTGGCCGAGAAGTACTCGATACCGCTGGTCAAGCTGACCGGAGGGCAGCGCATCGACCTGCTCGGGATCCGCAAGGAGGACCTGCCGAAGGTCTGGGCCGACCTGGACATGCCGTCCGGGTACGCGTACGGCAAGAGCTTCCGCACTGTGAAGACCTGTGTCGGCTCGGACTTCTGCCGCTACGGCGTCGGCGACTCCACGGCGCTCGGGATCGCCATCGAGGACCGGTTCAAGGGCCTGGAGAGCCCGGCGAAGATGAAGCTCGCGGTGACCGGCTGTCCGCGGAACTGCGCGGAGGCCTACTGCAAGGACTTCGGGGTGGTCGCGGTCGAGGGCGGCCGGTGGGAGATCTACATCGGCGGTGCGGCCGGTGCGCAGATCCGGAAGGGTGACCTGCTCGCCACCGTGGACTCCGCGGACCGGGTGGTGGAGCTGGTCGGGCGGTGCATCCAGTACTACCGGGAGACCGCGAAGTGGCTTGAGCGGACGTACACGTGGGTGCCGCGGCTCGAAATCTCCCGGATTCGCGCGGTGGTGGTGGACGACGCCGAAGGGCTGGCCGCGGGGTTGGACGAGCGGCTGGCCGAGTCGGTAGCCGCCTACCGTGACCCGTGGCAGGAGGGGCGTGACCCCGCGACGCCGGGCCAGTTCCGGCCGTCGTTGCCGCTGATCCCGCTGCCCCAGGTGCCGGTACGGCCGGGAGCGGGCTCGTGA
- a CDS encoding Rieske (2Fe-2S) protein: MSAPTRQVLGTVDEIPLGEGRVYTVGEEQVAVFRLTDGSVRALGAVCPHAGGPLADGLIDGSVVVCPLHNNTFELTTGCSPTGQPSVPSYPVHVDADGQLVLG, from the coding sequence GTGAGCGCGCCGACGCGGCAGGTCCTGGGGACCGTGGACGAGATCCCGCTCGGTGAGGGGCGGGTGTACACGGTCGGTGAGGAGCAGGTCGCGGTGTTCCGGCTGACCGACGGCTCGGTGCGAGCGCTCGGCGCGGTCTGCCCGCACGCCGGCGGACCGCTCGCCGATGGCCTGATCGACGGATCGGTCGTCGTGTGTCCGCTTCACAACAACACGTTCGAGCTGACGACGGGGTGCTCTCCGACGGGGCAGCCCTCGGTGCCGTCCTACCCGGTGCACGTCGATGCGGACGGTCAGCTGGTCCTCGGCTGA